From the Euphorbia lathyris chromosome 6, ddEupLath1.1, whole genome shotgun sequence genome, one window contains:
- the LOC136232274 gene encoding acetylornithine deacetylase — protein sequence MAAAIEETLGELNKDSFVSLLTKIIGESKYVQNNPPELIPEEDRVVKHVLDSLLPYSTTSGGGPLIVNHVSYFPRRGNLIVEYPGTEPGKILSFVGMHMDVVTANPNDWEFDPFSLSIDGDKLRGRGTTDCLGHVALVTELMKRLAETKPKLKSTVVAVFIASEENSTITGVGVDALVRDRLLDKLKGGPLFWIDTADKQPCIGTGGMIPWKLHVTGKLFHSGLAHKAINPLELAMESLKEIQSRFYKDFPPHPKEEVYGFATPSTMKPTQWSYPGGGINQIPAECTISGDVRLTPFYNVSDVKNKLQEYVDDMNENIEKLDRRGPVSKYCLPDENMKGSLTLTFEEAMSGVACDLDSRGFHVLCKATEKVVGHVKPYSITGSLPLIRELQDEGFDVQTAGYGLMATYHAKNEYCLLTDMCQGYRVFVSIIAQLES from the exons ATGGCtgctgcaattgaagaaactttAGGAGAATTGAACAAGGATTCCTTTGTTTCTCTCCTTACAAAGATTATAGGTGAATCGAAATATGTCCAAAACAACCCACCGGAGCTGATCCCGGAGGAAGATAGAGTGGTCAAGCACGTTCTTGATTCCCTTCTCCCTTATAGCACCACCTCCGGCGGAGGTCCCTTGATCGTCAATCATGTCTCTTATTTTCCTCGCCGAGGGAATCTTATTGTGGAATATCCAGGCACTGAACCCGGAAAAATCTTATCCTTTGTTGGCATGCACATGGATGTTGTCACTGCTAATCCCAATGACTGG GAGTTTGATCCATTCTCACTGAGCATTGATGGAGATAAACTTCGTGGCCGGGGAACTACTGACTGCTTGGGACATGTTGCCCTTGTGACTGAACTCATGAAGAGGTTGGCTGAGACAAAGCCGAAACTGAAATCAACTGTAGTTGCAGTGTTCATAGCTAGTGAAGAAAATTCTACAATAACAGGAGTTGGTGTGGATGCGCTTGTGCGTGATAGGCTGCTTGATAAGCTGAAAGGAGGTCCTTT ATTCTGGATTGACACAGCAGATAAACAGCCTTGTATTGGTACTGGTGGTATGATTCCTTGGAAACTTCATGTCACAGGGAAACTTTTTCACAGTGGTCTTGCACACAAG GCTATAAATCCTCTAGAACTAGCCATGGAGTCGCTTAAGGAGATACAATCACGATTTTACAAGGACTTCCCCCCTCATCCAAAAGAGGAAGTATATGGATTTGCAACACCATCAACAATGAAACCAACACAATGGAGTT ATCCTGGAGGTGGGATCAACCAAATTCCTGCTGAGTGCACTATTTCTGGAGATGTCAG GTTAACTCCCTTCTACAA TGTGTCAGATGTGAAGAACAAGCTCCAAgaatatgtggatgacatgaatGAGAACATAGAAAAGCTAGATAGAAGAGGTCCAGTTTCAAAATATTGCCTTCCTGATGAAAACATGAAGGGAAG TCTTACTCTGACTTTTGAAGAGGCAATGTCTGGAGTTGCGTGTGATCTTGATTCTCGTGGCTTTCATGTATTATGTAAAGCAACTGAAAAGGTTGTTGGGCATGTAAAGCCGTACTCTATTACTGGGAGTTTGCCTCTAATACGAGAGTTGCAA GATGAAGGTTTTGATGTTCAAACTGCAGGCTATG GTTTAATGGCCACTTACCATGCCAAGAACGAGTACTGCCTATTGACAGATATGTGCCAAGGCTACCGAGTTTTTGTCAGCATCATCGCTCAGCTAGAAAGTTAA